In Gemmatimonadota bacterium, the genomic window GTTCTGCTTCGCGAAGTCCACCGGGTCCATGCCCAGCTTATACGCGATGTCGTCCATCATCGACTGCATCGCGAAGTACCCCTGCGGATCCGAGGGCGCCCGGAAGTTGCCCGACACCATCCGGTTGGTGTGCACCGGGTAGATCACCCGCTCGCTATTGGGGCACGCGTATACCTCGATCCCGCTGATGCCGCCCGATCGTCTCAGGTACGGACCCATGCCACTGTAGCCGTGCAGCTGAATCGCCGTCACCGTCCCGTCCTGCTTCACGCCCACCTTGTAGTCCTGAACGGTGTGCCAACGCCCGTGCGTACCCAGCCAGTCATCCTTCCTGGTCAACTCGAGCAACACCGGGGCGTCCGCCTCTTTCGCCAGCATCGCGGCGATCAGGTCGAAGTAGTAGCTGCCGTTCTTGTCGCCGAAGCCACCGCCCATGTACTTGCAGATGATCTGTACTTGATGGTCTTCGAGACCCAGATCTCGCGCGTTGTCGTGACGGCAGTTCGAGATGCCCTGGGTCGGCGTGTAGATCGTGACCTTGTCGCCCTGCCACTGCGCCAGCGCGCAGCGGGGCTCCATCTGGGCGTCCTGCACGAAAGCAGTCGTATACCGATCTTCGAACAGCTGGTCGGCGGCCCGGAAGCCCGCGTCGATGTCTCCGACCCGCCGCACCATCGGTCTCGCCTGGTTCTGATAGTCCAGCGCGAGGTTGCCCTCGGGCCAGATGGGAGGAGCCCCCGGCTCCAGCGCCTGCTCGGGATCGATCACGAAAGGCATCTCTTCGTAGTCGATGTCGATGAGCTGGAGCGCCTCCTCGGCCACGTGCCGATCGACCGCGGCTACCGCCGCCACCGGCTGGCCAACGTAGCGGACCGGGTTGTCGAACATGTACCGAACGTGCTCGGTGATGTCCTTGGCGGCGTCGCTGTACTGTCGCCCCCCGGCGATCGAGCCCGAGCTGTAAATCAGCTGGTGTGTCTCGTGCGTGATGACCGCACGTACGCCCGGCAGCGTCTCGGCCCTCGAGACGTCGAGGCTGCGGATGCGCGCGTGAGGATGCGGACTCCGCAGGACTCGCGCGTACAGCATGCCCGGGAGCCGGACGTCGCCCGTATAGGTGGCCTTTCCCGTCACCCGCTCGTAGGCGTCGATGCGCGGGACGTTGTGCCCGACTGTGTTCATCGGCCCGACGGGTCCCCTCGCTTGCTCCTGGCTCATGGCGCGCCTCCCGATCCCGCGGTCGATCCCGCGGTCTGGGCAGTCGCCAACACCGCCTCCACGATCGCGTTGTAGTTCGAACAGCGGCAGAGATTGCCGACCAACGCCTCGCGCACCTCGTCCGCGGCCGGGCGGGAGTTCCGCTCCAGCAACGCGGTCGCCGTCATCAGTTGACCGGGCGTGCAGAAGCCACACTGGGCCGCGTCGTGATCGATGAAGGCCTGTTGCAACGGCGTGAGCTCGCCGTCCCGCTCGAGCCCCTCCACGGTCTCGACGGCGCGACCGTCCGCCCACACCGCGAGCGTGCTGCACGAATAGATCGGCTCACCATCCAGCAGCACCGTGCACGCGCCGCATTCGCCGCGATTGCAGCCGATCTTGGAACCCGTGAGCTCGATGTGGTCCCGGAGCAGCTCGTTGAGCGTCCAGCGATCTTCGACCTCGACCCGGTGTTCGGTGCCGTTGACGGTAAGGCGGATCAGAGTCCGAGGGACGGCCTCGGCTTCCTGTCGGGCGACGGTCGCGCTCCGGGGCTCCGCTGCGGTTAGCTTGGGCGCAGCGCCGGCGACGACCAGCACGGCCCCGGTGCCTTCCAGGAAATCGCGCCTCGTGAGACCCCCGCTTTTTGGCTCGTTCTTTTTCATCTGGTCTACCGCTCCGTTCTCTCCAAGACCGCCTGCATCACCCCAGGACCGCCTGCATCACCGCGACGGCAGGCTGAGTGCCACTAGCTGCCCCGGTGTCTGCAGGACGATGCGCTGCCGACCCTCGTTCATGTAGGACATCATGCCGTACATGCCAAGGCCCGGAGTCTCGAGACCGCCGAGACGCTCGCCCGTCGCCTTGTCCACCGCGAAGAGGAAAGGCGTCTCTCCGTCGTCGCCGATCGCCGTGTGGAGCAGCATATCTGGCGTGACCATCATCGCTGAGTGGCCCAAGTTCCCGGTCGCTGGGATATCGAGCCCCTGCAGCGCCGGGTGATCCTGGATGTACTTCGGTGTGCCCCCGTTGGGGATCCACCACAGGTGCTCCCCGGTGTTGAGGTCGATCGCGGTGATTCTACTGTACGGCGGCTTCTCCAATGGCAGACGCTGGGGACCCGGCACGCCGCCCGGCGTACCCCTACCGACGGCGAAGTCCGCGATCGTCGTTCCCGTCGGCCGCTCGAGCATTGCGTCCCGCTCCACGCCCGGGACCACGAGCCGCCAGCCGCAGTTCGTGCGAGAGATGGTGTAGATGATCCCGGTCTCGGGGTCGGCCGCCGGGGGGCCCGTGATGTTGGTTCCGCCGAGCTCACCCGGGCACCAGATCGATCCGTTCGATCCCTCGGTATTCGTACTGTGGATGGGCGGGTTGAAGAGCGGACCGAGCTCGTAATCCGCGATGATC contains:
- a CDS encoding xanthine dehydrogenase family protein molybdopterin-binding subunit, which translates into the protein MSQEQARGPVGPMNTVGHNVPRIDAYERVTGKATYTGDVRLPGMLYARVLRSPHPHARIRSLDVSRAETLPGVRAVITHETHQLIYSSGSIAGGRQYSDAAKDITEHVRYMFDNPVRYVGQPVAAVAAVDRHVAEEALQLIDIDYEEMPFVIDPEQALEPGAPPIWPEGNLALDYQNQARPMVRRVGDIDAGFRAADQLFEDRYTTAFVQDAQMEPRCALAQWQGDKVTIYTPTQGISNCRHDNARDLGLEDHQVQIICKYMGGGFGDKNGSYYFDLIAAMLAKEADAPVLLELTRKDDWLGTHGRWHTVQDYKVGVKQDGTVTAIQLHGYSGMGPYLRRSGGISGIEVYACPNSERVIYPVHTNRMVSGNFRAPSDPQGYFAMQSMMDDIAYKLGMDPVDFAKQNMLRPTEDVRFTNYSMEECIDRGVELFDWQSRRRSEPGSDPGPVKRGAGMSFMMFRSGVGPSSAILRVDSEQRYTLFVGVTDIGPGAKTTMAMIAAEELGVPLSQVEVVWGDTDRCPYSVGESGSRTTTQTGYAVVQAAQDLKAQIAEAGMPRRADVLIASATPTPSTQGRRRMCFGAHFVEVEVNVQLGHVRITKYVAVHESGRILNPLPARDQIRGAALQGVGQALHEDLLYDARNGHPLTAGYYGARHLTHLDAPEIEVTFIETDDGFGPYGAKTVGEAGIIPGPAAVANAIFNAIGHRMKDLPITRDKILGALS
- a CDS encoding (2Fe-2S)-binding protein, which gives rise to MKKNEPKSGGLTRRDFLEGTGAVLVVAGAAPKLTAAEPRSATVARQEAEAVPRTLIRLTVNGTEHRVEVEDRWTLNELLRDHIELTGSKIGCNRGECGACTVLLDGEPIYSCSTLAVWADGRAVETVEGLERDGELTPLQQAFIDHDAAQCGFCTPGQLMTATALLERNSRPAADEVREALVGNLCRCSNYNAIVEAVLATAQTAGSTAGSGGAP